AACTGTAGGATCTGGTGAAGTGCTTCGAGTATGTGTTTCGAGGCGCAATGCAGATTGATCAACAGTACATGTATATACCTACCTGATCAAATGTCGTCAGTGGATAGTCACCCACCGTACGCCTCATGGCCATGACGCAAAGACTAGAGTCGAAACAGCCGTGCAATCTGGTAGCACAGCATCGATCTCGACGAATCGTTTTCATGTCGTGTTTGGTCTGGGTGATGTGTACAGTGGTCAAGAAGTCGTCATAGACTACCAGCGAATGCTGCAGGAACGCCCCACCAACGTTTGGTGGGGTCGTGGATGCGGTCTAGGTAAATTCTCAGGTACGACAACATGGAGCAAGACGACTGGCAGACTGAACATTTCAATCATCGCCGTATTGGCCATGGTCACAAGGGCAAAGGTTCTGCAAAGGGAGCGGTCTTCGACCCTCGACGCTGCTATGGCGTTTATCAGCTGCAGTGTCCGGCTTTGGCGAAGTTGCAACCAACTGCCGGATCTGCTGTGAAAAGCGTGCCGACTCTCGAGATTCATGGACCAGTCGAAGGCCACGATGATGCTCTGATGTGCTCGCTTGAGATGCCTGGACTTCTGTCTGGAGTCGCCATTCTCGCCGGCAGCAGGAAAGTTCTCAGCTCGGTCGTCCAGGACCTCGAGCATCCGGagccggaagaagaggaggacgaagaggaggaagaagaggaagagGAAGACGAAGCCGCCGGTGGATCTGAAAATGGCGGCAAGGGCGAATCTTCCAACGAGGAAGAGCAGATACCCAAGAGCAGCCTCGAATTGGCAGATGAGAAAGAGCGGCGTCGATATGCGGCCTTCGAGAAGAACTCTTTTCGATCACCGAAGTTCTGGATGCGTTGGCGAGCAGTGCGGATGATATCTGACAACTCCAACCAGGATGATCAAGCGGCTGATATCGAAGCTACGCGTGATCAACATCCTGAGCCTTTGCCAGGCCATACCAGCCATCCATCAGTTGAGGTCGATGGAGGATACTTGGTTTTCAGTGGCAACGACTGTGCCAGCTTCAGCGGGACTATCAGCTGCCGCAGCTTCGACTGGAAGAATGTCAAGCTCTCGGGAACGAAGGTCGTGTCGAAGGCGCGTGAGTGTCCGCGTGGCTGGGGCGATATCGTTGTGGAGGAGACTTGACCTCGAGCCCTATCTAGCCTTGACCAGCGTGCATCGTCATGGCCCTGAAACTGGTTATGGAACCACGAGGAAGTCGGGACCCTCTCCTAGGAGGGAGATGTTGGTTCCTGCGCAGCAACCATGTCTCGTATGTCTTCGGCTGTGAGCCCGCCAGCGTGCTCATTGGACGATGAGATCAAGGCACTAACTACCGTCTCCAAGGCTTGTCCATTTACCTGCGCTTCCACTTCCAACTTCTTTCTCACCTGCGCTCAACGCCCAATTGATTGCGAGAGATGGACCGCGGAGTATCGGCCGATAGCCACAGGCCCGAGAGCTAGACTGATTGTCAGCGACCATACACACGAGCCGCCATCCTCCGGACTGCAATGCTGCAAGCCTCAATTGCGTCCTTCCAGCTACCATCACCTATCGAGCGGCCGCGCTGTAGCTGGTCAACAAGGACAGACATCAAATGTTGGACGATGCGAACATGATGACACTATCGATCGCAGCCGGGCGTGCAAGAGCAGAGGTTATACTTGAAGTGGCAGGATATTCCAGCAGGAGGAACGCCATGTCATTGAAGTATTGAAAAGTCCTTAAATTGGGCAAGAGCTGTGATGTTCAGGCGGATAAGGAATCGGTAGTAACAATACTCTCTCCGCGTCTGCCGTGGGATAGCAACACTCTTGGCATGGCGGATGGTCAATGTACCGGTATGCCAGCCATGGAAAAGTCTGTTGACTTTTACTTGAGTGATCAGTATGGATGATCGTGCAACACAGGGCAAATACAAGGCATGTCAGACACGCGCTGTTGTATGGACGAGTTTTCGTCCGAGTGCTCGCCTGTAAGTTGGTCAGCTCCAATATTCTAACGCAGAGGTACGCAACGGAGCCGTACCAACCCTACGCAGGTTCAAGGGTGTCAGCTACGCTGCTATTGAAACCATCGTACATCACGGCGCACTTCGAACCTCCGCGTAGACACACACTTCGGCATTTCTCATTTTTCCCACTTGCGACTTATAAAGGTGACTCTCTCGACAGTAAGACGATTTGCAATCCTAAAGGGCGTCCCTCTCATAGCGGCGAAACACGTCTGCCCTGCAAGCGGTTGTTGACAAGACCAATTCGTCCCACGCTGTATTTGCCAACTACCTCAAAGACCACCCAGAAAATCAGCCAACGTTCGACTCCAATGGGCCTCTCGAGCTAGCCAACGCGCCAACTCACGTTAATGATGCGAGGCACGCCTTGGCCTCAGCAGCACGAGATCTGCAACTGCTGGCGTTGTATCCCACAGAAGGAGTCAATTATCTGGGCTTGGAAGTATGACATACTCGCCGATATGGGAAGGAGAATGACTGACATAGAAGATAGGGAACAGGAAAGCTAAGCTTACAATTCATCGGCCACTTCGGCGTCCCAGATCATGTCCCCCTCGAAGGCATGATCTCCTACGACGACCTAGCAAAGAAGATCTCCAAAGTCCCACAACAACGCCTCACGCGCATGATCCACCACGCCATGCAAAGCCACTTCTTCCAGGAACCGAAGCCAAGCTACGTCGCCCATACAGCTCTGTCAGCAGGCCTCGTGAAGTCCAAGGCGATGCGTTCCTGTCTCGAATTCCTGATGCAGACCTCGATCCCCATGATGCCGACTATCATCCAAGCCACTGAGAAGTACGGACAAGATGCGGAAAAGCCAGAGAATGCGGCAATGTCCATTCATCTGAAGGATGGCGATTCTGTCAATCCTTTTTAGACTTGACAGAACACTGATTCGGAGAAGTTTAGTGGGTTTATGGATTTTATGAAGGCTTCGCTGGAGGGCACGACGATTGAGCAGATTGTCAATGGATATGATTGGAAAGGGCTCGGAGCGGGGACTGTCGTGGACGTGAGAGACTCAAACACCCTTCCCCTCTGCTCTCATACTGATATAATTAGGTCGGCGGCGCCCTAGGCCACCTCGGGATCGCCATCGCCGAATCCTTCCCAGCCCTGCAAGTGATAATCCAAGACATCCCCACCGCCATCGCCCTTGGCCGCCAACAACTCCCCTCCCACCTCTACTCCCGCGTCAGCTTCATGCCCCACGACTTCTACCTCGCCAACCCCGTCAAATCCGCAAGCATCTACTTCTTCTCCCGCGTCATCCACGACTGGCCTGATGAAAGTGCTACGAAAATCTTGCGAGCTGTGGTGGAAAGTATGGGCCCCGAGAGCAAGATTGTGATTGCGGATAAAGTTATGCCGGAGCAGCCGGTGGGGGGTTGGGATGAGAGGATGGTAAGGGATTATGATCTTATTATGATGGCGTTGAATGGAAAGGAAAGGACTTCGGGGGAGTGGAGGGAGTTGGTTGAGAAGACGGATGAGAGGTTGTGGATTAGTAATGTTGTCAGGCCGGAGGGCGCTTTGGGGAGCTTGATTGAAGTCAGTTGGAGGAGGGAGAATTCGCCGATGTTGGAGAGGTGAAGAGTCTCAAGTGCATTGGGGCCGTCAACGAGGATGACAAGGCCTGGATATGGTATACTGCTGAGAAGTAGTTGCCATTGAACGTATCGCGATTGCTCTGCTGCCTATCTCAAGGGGAAAGCTTTTGCGTCAAATACTGATATGCCCAGTAGTGAATGATGTCTTGCAGGACCCCATATCACTCTACCGCCGCAGCGCCGCCTTCTTCCCCTTCAAGATTGTAACCGAGCCATCCCTGAAGCCTTTCGACCTTCCGAACGTTCTATCAGTCACGCCGCCCCCGTACCTCTGCATTAGACTTACCCTCAACCATGGACACCAGCACAGCCGCCCAACTCGGCGTCCTCGGCTTCGCAGCCATAATGATCTTGGCCTGGCTCGCATCAAAGGCCGCAGAGGTGTCATACGAGGCCGAGCAACTGGTACGAGAGCCACTGCTCACTCGATATGACACCGAAGATGATCCCGATGATCACGATACGAAGGTCATGCGGAGGGATGGACATATGGCATAGTGAGTGTTGTTGCTCTGAGCGGACTGCGACTTGGCTAGCCCGACGAGGCCACTCCAGGGTATTGGGTTTTCGTGCCTCAGGTTATTTATTCGATCGTCTAAGATACTTCATCATGGCTGTTGTCAGCGGTGCTGATGGTGCTTTGATGCCAGCATCCAAGTTTTGTGCCGCGGAGCAAAGGCACTCGAAGGCTGTAGCGTTTCTAGCGCGATAGGTAGAGCCAATTTTGCTCAGTTACACAATGCCATCATGATCCAAGGCCATGTTCATTTGCGCAGTCTAGTGTTCGCAAAAGGATCAGGTCCAGCTGCATGGCATCCTTTCTGAGCAGGTAAAGCTGAACAGAACAAAGAGATGCCTCTTGGCTGATGAAGATAGTGTAGCGCAAGGATCAGATTTCACGTCATGGCTGCTGCTGAACGATATGTTCATGTCTTGGTTGAGGTATAAGAGAGGCAGCGAATGCGTTGGAGAGGAGACACACCAAGCTACCCACGACATTGACAGCAGCACAGCAACACCTTGTCAAGAACAGCGACACCAAAACCATGAAGCTCACACTCTTCTCAAGCATCACACTCGCCCTCCTAGCATCGAGCATCCAAGCCATGCCCTCCGCCACCTCCCTGACTCCAGACGGCGAATACTCCATGGCCGACTATGCCAAACGCTGGTCCATCAACCAAAATGGCGAAATCCTGAACACCCTCTCCCGTCGACAGGCTGGGTTGGGCCCACAGCTCTGCACTTGTACTGGCTGCAAGATGGAGGATGGGAAGATTTGCTGTGGTCGAGGTACCTCGCCATGCTGTCTCAAGGATAAGGGTTCTTGTTCATGTTGCTTGGTATGTTACCATCGTTCTTTGGGTGTCTTGTTCTTGCTGACAACTCATTCAGGGTAGAGAATGTGGTAGTTTTGGCTGTGATGATATGTGAGGGCAGGGTTCGCATCTGGTTGGGAGTCAGCAAGGTAGGAATGGAGGACTGTTGACAGGATCGGTTCTGCTTTGACGGAGTCAAGTGTCAGTCGCTACCATGATGTAGTCACGCGAAATCTGCAGTCTATGCACACTTTGGCGCCTTTTTCGCGGTCTGTGTGGCAGATCGCTCGGCTGCAGCTTCCATTGTCAAGAGTGAGTGAATGTGACAGCCTGCTTTCAGCGGTGCAGTTGGCGATGAAGTGCCACATGTTATCCTGCTCAGTACGGCGAGTCTTGACCAAGAAGCACGCAAGTCGGTCGGTGTTGTGTCACAAACCGTCTCATCACCACAATCAACGCAAGCGATTGGCAATGCTTTATCGAACCAAATAGCCGCCTGTTACACCAAAAGGGACGTTGGTCATTCTTTTGTGACCATCTCCAGCTGTCCCGTGGGTCTTGTCGATGCGGAGAGTTAGTGTAACCTTTGGAGGCACATGTCGCCATCACGGTGGTCTTGTACGACATCTTTCGGCTGCCCAAATGCAGTCGGTGTAGCCATCAGGCACACCTGGCACTTTTGACATTTATCCGTACGACCTGTGTTGCATACCAAGCCCTTGCCGATCATTGCCAACCATCCACGCCATCTTGTGCACGTCGTACACGCGGATACGAGCAGCTGAAATGTGTGGAGAGCGATCGTGCACTTGTTTCTCCAGTCTTGCTGATCCAGAACGTGGACTGTGGAGGCCGTGTCTCTGCTGTGTTCGTGCTCTGTGAGGACATCGCCGATCGGCTCCACTGCGCCGTACCACCACGGTTGATTGAATGGAGAGCAGTTGTGCCCAACCTGCAGGGCGGCTGATATGATATCGATTGTCTCTTTGTAACCGTCGCATCACAAGCTGTCTCAGACCCGCTGGCTCGGGAGCATGTCGTGCAGCAGTATCGCATCGTTCTGACCGTGTGGCTTGGTGCCTGCAGTCGTTGGGATCGGTAGTCCGTAGACCAACGCAGTGAGAGTGCTCAACCGGGAAGCACAAAGGCATGGGGGAGTCGATGATTTGCTGAGGCCTTTTGCAGACGCAGACGGCTGCCGCAGAGGACCGAGGTCAGCCCACAGTTCAGTCTATTGCTGTGGTGTGATTTCTGAAGGTGTGCAAGTGCAAGGTGATCCATCGTCGCGGCTGCTCGGCGAGCGATAGGCGTAGTTCTAGTGGAAGGGCAGCCCGACGCATCCGCTCCTTCCAGAATTCTTCCATGCGTGGCACACCCAGCATGAACCTTGTGGGTTGCATATGATCCCTCGTTCGACGGCACAGCCGATGTGGCGCTGGGGATTGTGGAGGACGGCAGGAAGATGGTGTAGGGAGCTGAGACAGGCGCATGTGATAGCACGAGATCAATCAGTACAGACGAATGCGAGTGAATTGTGCTCGTTGGAGTGGCTGTCTGCCCCGAAGCGTCGTCATGCCCAAAAACAAGTGAGCCAATTGATCGAGCGATGATCGGCAAGATGCAAGCTTGCCCGCCAAAATTTCTCTCATCACTCTGACTTATCGCACGCCATTGGCATACCTATCCCACGCAAACACGTGTGCTGCATGCCGCCAAATCACAGTGCACGCCGACGACACCACACACATCGAGCCAAAGCAGCCAGCCATCCACATCCACACCCACATCGGAGCTCACGTTAGATTTGTTCCTCCATCCGGTAGCACAGCCTATACTCCCTACCTTACCCTTCGGCCCACGCACAGTCACCACAGGCACCGCGGCAAGCGATTACTCTAATCTTTGTCCGGCCCGCCAGCACCGCTGCACGATCACAACAAGAGCAGCCGCAGGAGACTCACTCTGGTCCTTGCTCACAATTTGGCATCTCTGTGCCACGCCATCCTCTGCGCCCATCCTGCAGAGTCTGACCGCTCTGGCCCTTACTTTATCCTGCTCTCCTCCGTCCTCTCTCTGACGCCATGTCCTCCGACCCCTCTACCTTCCAGTCGCCGGAGCACACCCAGGTGAACCAAGACACCCACACCCAGATCGCCGACAACTCCTACCCGCCAGCAACAGCAGACCACCCACGCTCAGACGCACCAGATCCGACCACCTCAGCACCAGTTCCAAAGCTCTCTCAACCACACGGCGCTACGACCTCGACCGTCCACGATGCCTCCCAAGGAAGACAGTCCACCACCGCTGCCGCCGGTGCCTCCGAACTCGCCAGTCTTAAAGTGAAGATCACTGCTGGACTGCGCGAGATCCCCGACTTCCCAGAGCCCGGCATTCTCTTCGTCGACATCATGCCACTGTTCGCCAACATCGATCTCCACAAGTCTTTGATCAGAGCCCTCGAGCTGAAAGTCGTTGAGAGCTTCAAGAACAAGGTCGATGTGATCGTTGGACTCGATGCCAGAGGCTTCTTGTTCGGACCTTCCTTGGCTCTTGCTATCGGTGCCAGCTTCGTTCCAATGCGCAAGCAGGGAAAACTTCCAGGCGATACCGTTAAGAGCACACCATTCACAAAGGAGTACGGAGCAAGCAAGCCAGACGTTTTCGAGATGCAGGGAGACGCAGTCAAGATTGGAGATAAGGTAGTCATCGTCGACGATATCATTGCAACAGGTAAGATCAAGCACGGGACGAACTTCTCGAATGCATGCTAACACAATCACTACAGGAGGCACAGCAGTCGCAGCAGGCGAGCTCGTCCGGAAGCTAGGAGGAATTCTACTAGGCTACGTGTTCTTGATGGAAATTGAGGGTCTCAAGGGCAAGGGCAGACTTGAGGCACCGAGCCACATCCTCCTCGGCAAGGAAGACGGCAGCAGCACCGAGAGACCATAGTATGTTTTCGAGCAGCGCACCGGCTTCACGATGGGCGAGTTGCTGTTCTTGACCCTCTGCTGGGCACACCATAGGCGACCAGGCGGGTATAGGCCACTGCTCCGCGCGCCAGAGATCGACTTGCTCGTCTTTCGGGGCATGTATCCTACGCCAGGTAGGCCTGGCTCCCCGCTGTTGGTAGCTCCTCCCCAGCTCCACGGCAAGGAGCGCATGAAGCAGATCAAACGCCACGCGCAGGCGCGCGTCAAGCAGTGGCGCGAGAAGGCACTGCGCAAGGCGCAGACCGCCGTGGACGCGGTCAGAGAGCAGGGTGGCGAGGCCGCCCTGGCTCTAGAGATTTACTTCAGCAGCAGGAGAGACTGGTAGATCTCGCCGCAAAGACTTCTTGGGGCCGACTGTGCAATTGTCCTTTCCTTTCTTGACGTTCAGACTCTTCTTTGCTGCTTGAAATGATGCTGCGCAAAACGCCAATCATATCAATTTATACGCAGCCCATCAATGCATCCCGTAAGGCCTGCTGATTGGCACGATAGCTGACGGCGCTGAGTGATGTTTCAAGCGTCGAGTACAACGTTCATTGGATGCACAAGACAGCCCG
This genomic window from Fulvia fulva chromosome 4, complete sequence contains:
- a CDS encoding Hps1-dma1 cluster O-methyltransferase, coding for MDDRATQGKYKACQTRAVVWTSFRPSARLFKGVSYAAIETIRRNTSALQAVVDKTNSSHAVFANYLKDHPENQPTFDSNGPLELANAPTHVNDARHALASAARDLQLLALYPTEGVNYLGLEGTGKLSLQFIGHFGVPDHVPLEGMISYDDLAKKISKVPQQRLTRMIHHAMQSHFFQEPKPSYVAHTALSAGLVKSKAMRSCLEFLMQTSIPMMPTIIQATEKYGQDAEKPENAAMSIHLKDGDSFSGFMDFMKASLEGTTIEQIVNGYDWKGLGAGTVVDVGGALGHLGIAIAESFPALQVIIQDIPTAIALGRQQLPSHLYSRVSFMPHDFYLANPVKSASIYFFSRVIHDWPDESATKILRAVVESMGPESKIVIADKVMPEQPVGGWDERMVRDYDLIMMALNGKERTSGEWRELVEKTDERLWISNVVRPEGALGSLIEVSWRRENSPMLER
- a CDS encoding Adenine phosphoribosyltransferase; protein product: MSSDPSTFQSPEHTQVNQDTHTQIADNSYPPATADHPRSDAPDPTTSAPVPKLSQPHGATTSTVHDASQGRQSTTAAAGASELASLKVKITAGLREIPDFPEPGILFVDIMPLFANIDLHKSLIRALELKVVESFKNKVDVIVGLDARGFLFGPSLALAIGASFVPMRKQGKLPGDTVKSTPFTKEYGASKPDVFEMQGDAVKIGDKVVIVDDIIATGGTAVAAGELVRKLGGILLGYVFLMEIEGLKGKGRLEAPSHILLGKEDGSSTERP